The DNA region tcatttcaccatacatctgcattatttagaattttttgtctttcaaattaatcaaataatatGATATAGTAATTAATACATAATATATTTCCTCTTTGAAGTTATTCTTAAAATATTGTTAAATTATCGTCTTATCTCGTTCTCGTGATCATAAATATCGTGTCTCGTCTCGTCTTGGGGGCAGAGTATATCGTTACACCCCTAGTTTCTATATTATATGAAATGGTTAAGATAAATTGACAAAAGAATTTGACATGCAAAGTGCACAGTACAGTAGTATTTTATTAGAAATTGGTAATAGACTTTTTGTTATCATTCAGGCTAGCACACTGTTAGTGGTGCCCAAATATTATTTGCCAATTGCTACGTTTGTGGGGATATTCTGCCCTTAACCTTCATGAACATGAGAAGTTGCTGTATTTGTTGGCACCCCCGCACCTCACAGCTCATCGAGAGCGTCCATAACTACATTTGCTCATCTTTTAAACTTTTCCGTTGACCGCTGGTCTGTGAAAGTCAGTGCTGTCGCCTGCTGCAATGATTTAGCCAGTTTCCTTGCACATATGCACCGACAAATAGAAGGTCTGCTAGATCCAATGGTACAGAGCCCCTGCAGTTAGAAGGTTTTGCATTAGCTGTCAGTTCTTTTTGCATTCCCACCCAAAACATCAGTATTGTCACATCCATGGGAATTTAGCATTTACACTATATCTGTGTATCTTAGACCAAATTCATGTAAAATTCTATCAGGTGATGCATTACTGTTGGATCTGTCAGTACAACAGCAACGCAGGTCACAAGGCGGGATCGCGACGGAACGCAAAACCATTTGCAAGGGAACACAGCACTGTCCTTTTAGGGACTTTTAGGGGTAAAGTGAAGTATGAATTGGGATTAAGATGTCTTTCAAGGGAATCTGAGTATTGgtgttttatttgatttattttttactgTAGGAAGAAAATGATTAAGATGCAGGAGAAAAAGGACCAACAACAGGTGAATGTTAAAGACAAGACTTTACATTAAGAAAGCAAACACTTGTGTGTGACTAAACCACAGCAAACCATTTTAGTGATAAAGATTCTGTCGAGCTGTAAGACTGcagtttgccccccccctcccatgtccTTTCAGATGTCAGCACCAGCGTTACCCCTTCTAGCCACACCATTGTCATGCAGTGAGCAGTGGAGACCTGCAGAGGACGCTCCCGCTGGCCTCTCATCTGAGAGCTTCACCCATCCCAGCTGCTCAGGTCAGCTGCAGTGTAGCTGCAGTGCACATGGTGCATTATACAGGGGGACACAGGAACAGGCAGTGGGTGCTTAAGGAACTGGTATACTGGGCACAAAGCTGCAGGGGGAAAACTGTCTTAGtgttgtataaaatataaaaacgtgATAAAAATGAAATGGTAATCTGTTGGGTGAGAACAGAAGGTACGTGAAATACAGTATAAATGATTAAGACCTACATAAATGTACAAACGTACATACAGCTGATCTACGAATCACTCACCAACTTTGTGAGTTCTCAGTACCATTAATACTTTAACAGGTCACAACCTGCCCAATGATACCATGCTGATGGACTGTGAAGACAATGTGTCCACATCTCTGAAAAGGTAAAGTTATGGAAAGGAAAATCACATCTTCTTAAAGCTGTCAGCTGTAACCAGCGCTTCTGCTACAAATATATGATTATTTGCAGGCAGGAATAAGGAGTGTGGGGGGCAGGGTCATCCTGTGGACAACTGAGGGACCCTGGGACCCTATCAGAATTGGACCCCCGACCTGGGTGATTACGGAATGGGTTCATAGGGAGCATCATCTGTACTTTGTCAAAGCTAGTTTCTGTCTTGGATGAACACAGGCTAAACCTAGAAAGGACAAAGGGATGGCTATGCTGAATCAGAGTCATAAAGTATGCAAATCACTGGCCCATAGAGAGGGAAGACCCAGTAAAGAAAAGGGATTCAGGAGAGTTTGGCTAGAAGCCTAGATCTGTACCCCTTATATATGTATTCCCTCTTTCACTGGGGTGAACTCCAACGTTAAAGCACTGAACTGGGGGCCTGTCAGTAAACCCACGGCTGCCCGGCCCCCCTCACCCTGGGTAACTCCAGAGTGGAGCAGCGTCCAGGCCCTCTCCGGGAGTCCAGCTCCAGAGCCTGTCTTGTGTGTTGAGGTGAATCTGACTATATCTAGAAtgtatctctctacctccccCACCACCTGCGGCTCCTTTCTCACCAGAGTCTCACATTCTTGGTCCCTAAAACCAGCTTCAGTAGCTGGGGGTCGGTCTGCCAAGCCCTCTGCCTTCGACTGCTGTCCGGTCCACATGGCCCTGAATGGACCACGATGGCACATGGAAAAGTGAAGCGTGAACTGGACTTGAGATATCTCTCGGGGGAATCTGATTATGGCTGTTTTTTCTTTACTGtagaaagaaaaacaacaagaggaaacagaaaaataccAGACAACAGGTGAGATGAATAAGTTAAGCTCCCAGAATCTCATGGCCCTTACATTAAGAAAGCAAATGCTTTTGTGTGATTAAAGTACATCAGACCATTTTAGTGATAAAGATTCTGTTGAGCTGTAACAGCAGTGCTGATcagacccccctcccaccaccgAATGTCCTTTCAGATGTCAGCACCAGTGTTACCCCTTCCAGCCACACCACTGTCAGACAGTGAGCAGTGGGGACCTGCAGAGGGCGCTCCCGCTGGCCTCTCATCTGAGATCTTGGCCCATCCCAGCTGCTCAGGTCAGCTGCATTATACAGGGGGACACAGGAACAGGCAGTGGGTGCTTAAGGAACTGGTATACTGGGAGGGGGGAGTCCCAAAACTGTCCTAGTTCTGTAGTTCAGCCCTGAGTATTTAAGTGTAACTGTTTCTTTAAATGTCACAGTGTATTTAAACTATAAGCTGTATTAATCACTTTGATGGAAGTATATTATGACTAATGAATAATTCATATAAGTAAAGTAAGTAAAAGTGTATGAATAAAATTAAAAGTTTTGATAAAAGGAAATGGTGACCTGCTTTGGGTGAGAGTATGTGAAATAATGTATTAATGATTACGACCTACATaaatgtacaaatgtacatgCTACAGATCTATGAAACACCCATATATGATGGAGCACATTAAACACCCATTAAATGCACTTTGGCAGCTCTCAGTACCATTAATACTTTAACAGGTCACAACGTGCCCAATGATACCATGCTGATGGACTGTGAAGACCATGTGTCCACATCTCCGGAAAGGTGCTGTGCACAGTTATATTCATCTGACTGCCAGATTTGTCTCATTGTCTTACTCATTGTGTGTCCTTTGTGTTCCTCCTGAAAGGGTGAAGCAGGTGCCTCCACACGCTGTTGGGGTCTCGTCCATTGACACAGAGAACACGGAATTGGCAGCACCTTCTGTCCCTCATATGATTTCAGTCGCCACTCAAATGAGCATCAAGCAGGAGGAGACCTGGGGAGAGACCGGGACTGAGGAAACATGTGAAAATAGGAGGGCAGGAGATGGCCTTCAAAGCCAAATGCTGGAGGTCCAGCAGCCGGATGGGCTACTGGACACATACAAGGAGCAGGTGAACCAGCTCCAGCAGGAACTAGAAGAGATGAAATGCGAGTGTGAGAACCTGCAGAAGATGAAGATAGAGCATGAGATGCTCCAGAATAGGGTAAGTATGTCTAAGAATACAGGACACAGGTCGTTCATTGTAATGGATACAGTTTCCAAGTCATTGAAATATACTGCATGTTTTCTGCATATACCCAAGGCAGTCAGATCATTGGTCTTTTCCAAAAGGATATAACCAGTTCATTCATTCAGTTGGAGAGAGATGTGCCTTAATTTACTCCAGCACAGCCACACAGACACTCAAACAGACACTTTGTTCTTTATACAGTTGGAGGACATGGTGATTGAAAACAGCAGTCTGTCCTATCAGTGTGAACAGCTGAACAGAGAACTGGAGCAGCTGAGAACAAATGGAGGGACAGGGATGCCCAGCCCTGGAGAAGAGGCCCAGAACAACGTGAACATCTCCTCACAAGAAGATACCTGCAGGTAGAAACATATTTAGTTACATTTGGCCAGATGGGGCTGATTTTTTGCTAATAATGTAAAAGCTCGGTATTTTACATTTCACATAGATTTTCTATAATGGTTCCACGTTACATGGGAAGCTCTTGAATTTCAGTAGCTTCTTTAGAAAGTGAGTTTGCTTTGGTTGTTATTTACCCCTGACTGTACATAACTGTTATCATCACCCTGCAATCCCCAGAAAGCTGAGGAACCTCCGGCAACGCATCGGCCATCTCCTGGTCACCTTTGTCCCTATGCTAGACTTGGAAGAGATTAATTTCGACAGTGATGTCATGGATAAGATACTGGACCGGGTCTTGAATGAGGTCAATGAGGTCTGACTTGTTCTCCATTCTGGGTGGCCCATGCAGGTCAATTCTGACTTTGTCCAACTTTTATTCTGGAAATAATTTGCAATGGAAAGATATGTgctacatgcatatatatatatatatatacacacttaCAGCATATTCTTTCTGTTTCTCAGGGTAAAACACACAACCATTATATCTATTCCTATCTGAAAAAAGTTTCTTTTCAAATTACCTACAGAATAGCATCCAGCATATTAACAGATCTCCACACTGTTGGATTTACTGATTTTATAGCTTTTAATGTTCGCCTTCTTCCCTGAGTCGCCACATATCTCAGTGGGTTGAGTGTGTGGCACCAAGAGTGTAACCCTTCATTCATGGGTTCAAGGCCAGCATCACCTGTTTATTGGTTTTTCTATTTTTCTaatgttttagttttgtttaCTTGCTTAAGTTTATTCTGTTTTTGTCCATTTTAACTTCTTTCTGCTTCCTAGCATTAGTCCTCAGTTGTGTGTCAATATTCCTACTGTTTTTAGGTCTAGCTTATCATCCTTGTTTTGGTATTTGTAAAAGTTCCCTAGAGTCCGTGTTTAATTGTTAAAGTTTCTTCACCTGTTTTCCTGTACTGTGCTCATTGGTTAATTATCTTGATGATTCACTCCTGCCCTTTATTGCcctttattgtgtttttaagtGGCTGCCTTTGTCCTGGGACCATTGTGTTGAAGTTACTGTGTTCTTGTTGCTGTTGGGTTTGATTTTCTAGTTATACTCACTGTGTCCTTCTTTTCCCCGTGTTACTTTCTTTTGGTGGTTTTGTAGGTAGCTCTTGTTTCCTCTGTTTGCCTTTGACCCCACATGGTCTTTTAGTTTTGTAGTTTAGCTGGTGTGTTTAGTTTCCTCAATAAACTCCTCTGTTGTCTAAGTGGATCGTCACCTTCTTTTCCCGCCCATGACATGCCGTAACACTTACATTAGAAGATCTTGAAAATATTCTGAAAAGACTTATTGAAGACTAAAGTCTAACACTCCAACATCCAAAGTCAATGTGCCATtagtcacagttttttttcacagACTATGATTTTGGAAAGACTGAGGATCTTGCAGGGTCATAATTTGCAAGACTTCAACtagattccatccatccatcttccgaaTTTTGCAAACAGGAGGTTAGGCTGGTGGCAAGACTGTCCTCCTGGtattgcaggcaatctttgcttccatctGGGGGTCACTCCAACTGACTGGAAACGGGACTTGTAGTTCccatctggaaagggaagggtgatcgcctGGGTTGCAACAACTACATGAAGATAACGCTGCTCTCAGTGCCGGGTAAAGTCCTTGCTAGGATCTTCAACAGGATCCGTGATCACTTGCTAACCATCAGGTGGTTTATAGCTAGTCATAGGATCAGCCCTAAGAACTGTAGACACAGAGATGTCCAACGTCCTAGCTGAAGGATCAGCTTTTCTGCATTCTTTCACAATAAATTTCATAATCTCATTTTCAAAAACCATACTTAGAGCTGCGGTCCCCATCCTGCTCACACAGATGGATGCAGTACTGTCAAGTATGTTGTAAAGTTACGTGTGTGCAGATTTGTTATATCTTTATTTTTAAGACATATGTCAATTACAATGTGTTCTTATCCAACATTAGCAAAGTTGGTGTCCATGTTCTGGTGTTTCCTTATGTGACAGAGATAATAATTACAAATATCCGGCACTTTAGTAAGTAGCAGCCTAACATTCTTCTAGTATCCGAAATGCATCAAACACTGCCTTCCCTTATCCCCTGGtgaaaaaatgttttctaataATAAATGTATTGCATGAATTGCATTCAAGGCAGGGCAACTTTATTTACATAACACATTTCATAAAGAGGGTGAATTTACGAGAGTGAATTCACTTACAAAGCAGAGGGATATGGCATCACCTTGTATAATGCTTACAGTGCAGATCATTGGCATGAGGTCTGGCAATACCAGTTATTCAGTGCTGCTAAGCCTAGTCCACACATACCAAATGAAATTTTATTGGTGGGAAGTCTGAATCTGATCCAAATATTACCCTATCATTATCCTAATAAATATGTCGCAGATAAACTTAGTAACCCCCGTGCCCTTAAGAATACAAGGATGAACTAATCTTATATAGGGCTCTTGTAAAGCAATGGAGCCAAAAGGTCCGGCTCCCTTCAAAGAGCCGCTGTTCACTCGGCCGAGAGGTTCTTATGTTCCGAAATCTCTTCCGCGTACAAACTCCTACTTCCCGTGAGGTTTCGATCTGCTGTTTGGCTGATGACGCAAATGTGAGTTTCAAGTCACCCCGTATGTTTCCAGTTCACGCTTACAGCGGAAGCAAGCatttacatgaaaaaaatatgtctccggatgtttttttaaatggtgTAATTTGTTAATTATTTCTGCAGTTTGAAggattctgcttttttcttccgaGCCTTTCATTTGTTCTTTTCATTTGCTGAATATGATAACAATCAGTACTGGTTTTAACCACATCAATCACAAATGGCTCTAATATAAATTGGTGAAAAtacacactatattgccaaaagtattgagaCACACCTCCAAATCACTgcgttcaggtgttccaatcacatCCATAGCCACAggcataaaatcaagcacctagccatgcagaccCCTTCTATACACTTGCGAAAAAATGGGctgctctcaggagctcagtgaattcaagcgtggtaccgtgataggatgccacctgtgcaataagtgcattcgtgaaatttcctcactactaaaccttccacagtgaactgttagtggtattataacaaagggaAAGCAATAGGGAACAACAGCAATATAGAATCACAGAGCACAGACAAGGCATGCAGAGGCGAATAGTGTGCAGAAGTAGCTGCAAAGGATGGGCCAAATCCATATTAAAGcttatgtgttaagaatgggatgtcattaaagttcatgtgtgtgtaaaggcaggtgtcccaataatcCTGGCAATATGGTGTATTTTACCTGTATATAACGTAATGAATGGTGACAAGGGTGCATTTGTAGTGGCCACAAGTTACACAAAGTGAAAACACAGTTTTCAGTTAGTTTTTCCAACATTGCAAGTTTTACTTTCAGTTTTTAATTTACTCCGTGTTAATGAGGCCTATTttgttttagtttacaaaaaaCTTCATACTAAAATCAATAGTTTTCGTTAGTTTCATTTCGATACTTTCCGGTTTCGTTTCAGATGATAATTGTGCTGTAAATTTCGGGATGACGTCGGGGGTGACGATCGCGAAGGTGGGGTGTCTACTGttataaatattaaacaaataCTGGTGAAGACTAGTGTCTGGGGACCGGGTACTAACCAAAGCCGAAAGATGAATATGTGGAGATCCGGAGGGATACCCCTGAGCGCGGTGAGGGACATCCACGCCGGCTAAAGAACCTCCATATGCGTAATTTACGACCATGGGTTAAATAGAATAAAGTATTTACATTGAGGCAGCTTCAGATATTTCGTGTAATCGATAACTTTTAAGTTGattctacatttacatttaacaagcTATACGCTGCCGTTATTAACTGTGATTTTACGTAACTGATAGACGTGCACAGCACATTTGCGACAATGAACGCGAAATGGTTAGATTCCCTGTGATGTATAGGCTATGATACTTAATTGCACTCTCTCGTCCCTTTGCAGCTCAGCCCCAAGTATCTCCACACGAACTCCACCAGTCACACCTGGCCGTTCAGCGCCATCGCGGAGCTGATCGGTATGAAGTTCATCGTCGCAACAAAACTTAAAAATCTCATGTCAACCAGCTGACGAAAGTTAACAACCCTTTAAATACTGTAAACAGCCCACATAAAGTAGAAAAAAATTACCTGTGACTGCAGTGAAGTTTCACTTGTCAAAATTAATAGTCATGCATCGTTTAAAAACAGGGATACATTCTGACAAACTTATCAAACGTAATCGTTAGGCGATTTCGCCGTTTTGAGTACACGTTACAACGAACTTAAGCAAACGTAGATGTTATATCCTAAATAACTATAAAAGTATAGTAGAGTAAATTAAAAAACCCGTTAACATAGTTGTTTATTACCATTATGAAGTATTTCGTGTGATATAGCCTACTTTTACACGACTGGTAGCGCAATAGGTTGGTATTACATCAGTGTCATCACAAGCGTGTGTGTAATGCGTATCGATACATCACTAGGCTATAGGAATTTCTCAACACTTATAATCTAATTGAACCACCGTCGTAGACTATATACCGCGTTACAGGAAACGTTTGTGGTATTAAGTTGTCTTTTGCTGGAGGTGCTGATGCTATGTAAATGTGTATTATTTTGCACCCAGACAATGCATACGACCCAGATGTCATGGCTAAGCAGTTCTGGATTGACTGGACTCGGATAAAGGGGTTTGACTgccttacatttcaggacaacgGGAGGGGTATGACAAAGGAAGGAATGCACAAAATGCTGAGGTAAACCTCAAACAGTCCACACTGTAGCATGAAGTGGTATTGCAGGCAGGGAAGGAAGGTATTTGTGATACATGTATTTGAAATacctatttcaaatacaaaatAGGGTTTGTAATTTGTATTTGATAGGAATTATGAAAATGGCTTcatgttttgtatcaaaataCTTCAGTGTTTTGTATTCTTGGAGTTCAaaaatactttaaattaaaatgttttctgttAGACGTTTACATCTCTCACCCACACTCTCAGATAAGTTTGCCTGTTTTTGGTTTATGTGACTGTTTTGGAATACCTGATCTGTAGTGTTCTCTATTCAGCCTTGTTGGAGTTTCAATAAATGTTTTGAGTAGACCGTGAATGTGTATGCATCTAAACCAGGGGTGtccagtcttatccgcaaagggccggtgtgtatgcgggttttttgGATACCCTATAGGTCAGCTGGTCACACCCagatgtgaggactcttcagccaatcagtcctctaattagtaatttaATAAGGTGtggcagcgaaaacctgcacacacaccagctctttgcggataagatgGCCCACGCCTGATCTAAACCCACATCCTGGAGTTCTCAGTAGGTTCCGTGCTTAGAGTTTGGTTTCACTTACTACTTTCGTTACATTTCTGGGTGGTTTAATGTCAAAACATATTGATCATTTAATAGTTGCGGAATAAGTGGTAAAGCGTTTGTTTTCAAATATGTGTCCATTGAAGCAGCTGGTTAGTAGGATCATGTATTTGCATATCATTGCCTGGATAtaatttattatgtttatgattaacAACCACATGATTAATTACTTAGAAACTAGTTGCTATGGATAAAGGTGCTATCAGTTGTATGCTTATGACCCTTCATTACCAAACACCAAGTAACTAAATTATTATACAATTATGAATCATTCAGTTAAACATTGAactaaataacatttttttccagtactgtgaatacaaataattcctgtaaaataacattaaaactgtattttttgaaaaaaaattcttCTTTGTACCACAAAAAAttgttaatattcagatttaagctagtaaaaaaaaaaacagatcatCACTGGAAGAATACTAAAAAGTATTTGGGATTTAAGAAATTCCACGATAAAAATACCAATTAAAGCATGTAAATTAACAGAATGTAACTGCTGTGTTACAAAAAAATGCAGCAGTTTTAACATAGA from Brienomyrus brachyistius isolate T26 chromosome 1, BBRACH_0.4, whole genome shotgun sequence includes:
- the morc3b gene encoding MORC family CW-type zinc finger protein 3b; this translates as MNMWRSGGIPLSALSPKYLHTNSTSHTWPFSAIAELIDNAYDPDVMAKQFWIDWTRIKGFDCLTFQDNGRGMTKEGMHKMLR